The Serinus canaria isolate serCan28SL12 chromosome 2, serCan2020, whole genome shotgun sequence genomic interval agcagataAAACTGCTTTACCTTACCCCTTCCATACCTTTTGTTCACTTAACACCACATTTATCCATTTAAGCCCTGCCTCAGGGCTATTCGAATTTGCACATACTGTGCCTGGGGGAGTTGGGCACACCTTATATTCTTCCCATCACTACCTGTCTGGACTTCAAGGGTATGGCATCCTGTCCATGGCACCAAAAAAGGGATGGCACACCCTTAATGTGAAGCGAACAGCCAAGATTCGTAAATGCTCATGGTTGAAAGGAACTACAAAAATTAGAAGGTACACAAAAACTCACTAAATTTTATTATACACTTGGCATAGAAAGTTGAGGATTAGTCCTTGAGGTACTATACAAGTACCtcgaaggaaggaaggaaggaagtggcggaaggaagtggcggaaggaaggaaggaaggaaggaaggaaggaaggaaggaaggaaggaaggaaggaaggaaggaaggaggaaggaaggaaggaaggaaggaaggaaggaaggaaggaaggaaggaaggaaggaaggaaggaaggaaggaaggaaggaaggaaggaaggaaggaaggaaggaaaggaaggaaggaaggaaggaaggaaggaaggaaggaaggaaggaaggaaggaaggaaggaaggaaggaaggaattggAATCTCATTTTGAAACTTCCAGCAAATGCAACATAACAACAAAGAGAGATTGTGCCTTCATCCAAAAAATACCAGAAACTTTGACTTGCTGGAAGTCCTATGACCAGCTTCTGGCCCTGCCCCAAGGagaatattttatcttattAGAACTTTATATAAAGTGCATGAATAGGCCAGGGAAAAAGCATTCAGATTCTGGGAGAAGACTGGCATGCACTACCTGCTTGAACCACTCTGAACTGAGAGGTGGTGGAGCCATCTAAGTTTACCTAAAGGCACTGGCCTGTGCCCATTGGGTACCCTGACTGGGTAGCTACTGCCACCAGGCCAGTTCCTAGGTTTCAACAAGTTAGGAGCTAAAGGAAATAGCTTTTAATTGTCTGTCTGACATACCTGTCTCAGAAAACCTGTGCATGGAAAAGGATCCAACCTGTCCCAAGTGCTGAGTGCAGCAGGAGATATATAACCTTGCTCAGAGCCTCGTTGGCTCTTTTATCCTCACAGGTGCCAAGCCTGTCTTCCCTCGATGGGAGAGAAGAAATACCTACTACCAAGTAttggcaggagaggagagagtCACTTCTCTCAAAGGCAAGGAGAAGTGCATGCCTGTGACATACTGTCTGGACACCTCCCTAGTAATGTTACATCTTAGCTTAATGTTCTCAGCCTGAAACCACTCAAATCACTGACACCAGCATCAAGAACACCAGGCTGCAGGACGGTTTTTGGACTTGGAAAGATTCTTTCTATGACTGCTACTGCATAAAGCTCTGGCATATCACTAGTGATAATCTTGTGACTTGCCAATTGGAATTGCTAACCCTTGTTTCAaagtcttttatttcttctgctgtcacttttctgttttctaaaacGGTACACCGAGAGATACACATCACCACTGTCTGTGTTTTGCTCTCAGACGGAAGAAAAATGCACAGCTGTGAAGTAGCGACTGCAGCAGCTTCGGGGAAAACACTAAAAAAGCCGATGACGTCTAGAGGCTGAAAGGAAAGCGCGGGGCCTTGACGGGAAGCGGCCGGGTCATCACGGAGCCAAAGCCGGGATCCGGGCAGCGGTTCAGCACGGCGGGCGATGCAAACGGACTGGAACTCGCGGAGCCAAGAGCCAGGGGGGATACGGAGGGCAGGGGGGACACGGAGGGCAGGGGGGACACAAGGAAGCGGGGAGGGGTGCGGCGGGGGGACCCTGGTCTGCCCGCCCGGCTCCCACTGTCAGTCTCAGGGAGGCGGTGGAAACCCCGCTGAGTCACAGCGGGGGCGGTTCCACCCTCTGAAAAATACAGTCCGAGGTTCTGCCGGGCAGAAGGCGGCTCCGAactcctctccctctttctctcctctctctctcctgtcctCCGCCGCCCGCACAGACAGCACCGTCGGGCCCCGGCGTGGGACGCTCCCGCGGCGAGGAGCCGCGGCCGGCAGCCCGTGCCTGCCTCGCCCATGGCGGGGCCGCGGGACCCAACGGGGCGCTGCTCCTGCCGCAACACCAACTGCGTGGAGCGGCCGCTGCGCCGGCTCTTCGAAGGGCTGGCGAGCGGCGTGGCAGCCCGCCCCTGGCCCTTCGTGCTGGTGCCGCTGCTGCTGTCGGGCGGGCTGGGCGCCGGCTTCGTCTTCCTACCGCAGCGGCAGGCGAACGACATCGAGGGGCAGTTCACGCCGACCTGGGGGCCCGCCAAGGCCGAGCGCGACTTCGTGCGGCGGCACTTCCCCACCAACGACTCGGAGCGCTTCTCCGCCCTGCGGCTGCCCACCGAGGGCGCCTACGCCGCCCTCATCGCCGTGGCGACGAACGGGACCTCGGTCCTGGACGCGGCGGCGTGGGCAGAGGTGCTGCGGCTCAACGCGACCGTGCACGACGCCGAGTACGAGCGGCTCTGCGCCCGCACCCCTGGcggctgtgccagccccaacGAGCTGCTGTCGCGGCGGGGCGATGCGGGACCGCCCGCCCCGGGGAGCCTCCGCTTCCCCGTCAACGACAGCGTCTTCCTGGGGGCCGCGCTGGGCGGCGTGGAGACAGACGGCGGGCGGGTGCTCGGGGCGCGGGCCCTGAAGCTGGTGTATTACCTGCGGGAGGACGGCCCCGAGGCTCAGGACAGCCGGCAGTGGCTGGAGAGCTTCCTGCAGAACATCCCGTCCAAAGTGGCGGAGATGCGCCTCGGCTCCATTCAGGTAACGCAGGGGCCGGGTACGGCCGTGCGGAGCCGCCGAGCCCGAAATGTCCGGGCAGCCCCGGCGcggaagggaaagggaaagggaaagggaaagggaaagggaaagggaaagggaaagggaaagggaaagggacggtggcaggagaaggcaggTGAGCTGCGAGGGCCAGGCCAATGCTCCTCTGCCAACTTGGTGTTTGGCCTTGCTTGTGCTTGTGCAGAAAGccaaagaagaggaaaagtgCTTCAACGTTTCTTGTTGTTTTAATGGCAGGTGACTTACTTTACCTCATTGTCAAGACAACAGGAGTTTGAAGGAAATGCCAAGAGTGTGATTCCGCTCTTCTCCGTGACGTATTTCTTGACAATAAGCTTTGCAATCGTCTCTTGCCTAAGGTAAAATGTCTCTAAGCCATGGCTCAATGAGCAGTGATCTCTGCTGTTCTTTACCTCCCTCAGTTGGTTTCTGCTCTTCTCAAGTGAAGGGATTCTTGAAGATGCAGAATTTCAATGACATTTATaagcaaaatgtatttctttgccttttattGTCTACCTATGTGTATCTCCCAGCTGCTTCGATGGTAGATGAAAACTTGAACGAGTGTTCAGTACTTAATTAAGGTTCAGGTGGATGAGCAGTGGCTTCATAGATTCCTGCAAGTCTGGGTTCAGCCTTAGTTGTTTTGCTTGCTAGTAGAGTCAGAGCCTTACCTGCTGTCCACAGAGAACTTACCTGCCCTTTTTTTGTGCTGATGGAAAGTGAACTCTTGCACACTCAACAGCTGtacagcagtgtctgtgtcctTTACTTCCAAAAATTGGACTTGTAGGGTGAGTGGGCTGGTTTAGTGCTTCCATCAAGGATCATACCTATTAGAGCATTTCTTGTGGAATGTTTGAGCCAGCCCTCCAGGGCATCTTGGCAAAAGGCTGGTAGCCAACCTGACTGCTGAGAAAGTTTCTCTACACGGCACGTACTGCCTGAAAGGTGCTTCCACTGATATGCTACAGCAAGAGCTCATGTAAAATCAAAGACCTCCTAGAAATTCATCATTTTTTTAGGTCACCCAAAGTTGCGCCTCTAGTAGAGCTTATGTACCCTTATTTTGCCATCTCTTGTTATTGATGTAAAGCTCAATAAACATCCTTACTCCCTGAATGTTGGGCAGTGGTACTAATGTGTATAACACCTcctagaaaaattattttgtgtaatGCTGACACCTGGGAACTTTCCTAGCAGGAAAGTCAGGAGTTATACTGAGAGAGGGTATCACTGGTATGTGAGCACTTTTCATGCCAAACACCTTGGTGAAATATTTGACACATAACTAAGATattccttgaaatattttcagactgAGCTGTATAAGAAATAATATCTGGCTTGCAAGCTGTGGAGTGCTGTCTTCTGGCTTAGCTGTATTAAGCAGCTTTGGATTGATGCTCTTCTGTGGAGTGCCCTTTGTGATCACTGTAGCAAATGCACCATTCCTCATTCTGGGTAAGTAGAAAAAGTGAGTTGTATTCAGATACAAAGACCAGAGTGAAGTTAAAACAATCTAATGGTGTCAGTCTTTTATGATGTGAATGACAGATAATACAACATTTTCTCCTGAAGTGAGTTAGGAGCTACTTCAGCGCTGCAGCCCCCTCAGAGCACCTACAGAGGGGGGCCAGCCCCTCAGCTCAGCTTGTGTGCCCACTGTGGGACTGGAGATGGGTTCTGGTGCAAGGGCAGCTTTGCCCAGAAGATAAGGCCTGATCTAGATCCACTGCTAGAGCAGGAAGGCTGTAAATGGGAGAGTGGTAAGGTTAGCACTTCTGGCATTGTTCTAGTTTCCCTGGAAGTGTAGCCAGGATGATTAATCCTCTGCAGTATAACATCTATGTACAAACCAGTCTCAGTCAGCTCACAACTGAAGTGATGCACCATTTGGGCAAGCAGctccccccaaaaacccaaggAAGTTGTATCATTGCATCCTTGTTACACAGACTTGTTAACGGCCAGTGCTGAACTTTCCAAGTACTGATAGTGTTGCTGCAATTAGATAATGTTTCCAACTACATAATGTTGCTACAAACaaattactgcttttaaaatcctTACTGGTCTCCTGTATCATCCATTCATCTGATGTTTTCTTGGGCTTTGTCTCGTGCTGAGGAAGACACATGGAGCTCCCAGGTTGACGGAGGCTGTGCATCATCCTAAGATGTCCAATGCAAATGCTCCTTTGGGCAGGCattgtttctttatttcctgtgtAATTctaatgcaatttttatttacttttgctTGCTCATCAATTGCTCTGATtaccaaaaaaccccttttGTATACCTGGGAAAGGGCTTAAGCCAGTCTCTTCAGATCTTCAGAAATAACGTGCAGACTTTTGTCTTCCTTGCATTAAAGCAGACAAATTCTCAGTACATCAGAGGATTTGCTTTGAGTGCTGCTTGTTTTCTGAAGCAACATGGCTCACTGCCACCCAGTAGTGCCTTTTGATGTGCTGCTTAATTCATCTTTGCATGTTTACTGGCAATTGCCTGTTCAGATAGCAGTGAATGATTTCATCTCTTCTTCTGTGCTTGGCTAAATCTCACTCCGCTATTTGTGCAGCCTTGCTTTCCCTTCTGTGTGACTAATTTTCAGTGAATAGAAGACCCTTGACAACATGACAAAATACTGAAAGGTGTGAGATAATAATCTTGAGAGTTAGCAGAGGTGACAGAAGCCCATTGGATCTTCATTTTTGAACTTCAGCTCATTTACTCTGGCATCTTagcaaaaacccaaacccaggaTCCAGTCTTCCTGGCAGGTTTTCCCAGGCACCAGTCAGGTAATATTTGTGAGCATATCAGTACAGAGGTGAGCAAAAATGAGTAATAAATCGAGAATAAGTGCTGGAAAATAAACTGGAGAGAAGTGGAGGGCAAAGAGCATAAAAAAAGTAAGGCACTGGAAAACTGGTATCACTCTTCTCCCATGTGGTAGCAACTGCTCTTCCTGCCTTCTGAAGGCAGAATAAGACATTATTGGTCTAAGttgctgcagtgctgaagaAGCGATTCCAGAGATAATGGGGGATGCTTCCAGTGGTAAGAAAAGTTGAGCATCAGAATATGTGATGCTTTGAAATCTGTGTCATCTGCATCATGGACATCAGCTACAAGACACTTAGAGGTGCAGCAGGTGTGCTCAGTCCTTCAGCAGAGTCACTGAGGGATCAAAAGCCCATCAGGTCACCAGGAGGTGCTGAAAGGTAATACATTCAGCCACACACCAAGGATGTGTTTCCAGGTTCTCTTGTAACTGGCATCAGCGCTCGAGCAGTGTTAGTCACCCCACTTCCTTTTCCAGATTTTATGCAGAATGAAATGTGATAATGTTGTAGTTTGGTTGGGTGTTGGTAGAAGCTTCTGTTTGCAGTGCAGCGTTAACAGTCTCTCCTCTTGCAGGGGTTGGTGTTGATGACATGTTCATCATGATTGCTTCCTGGGAACAAAgttcaaggaaaaaagagaaatccagTATTAAGTCTCTGCTGGCTGAGACTTATGCAGAGGCAGCACTTTCTGTGACCATCACCACTCTGACGGATGTTTTGGCCTTCTTCATTGGCAGCTGGactgcttttccctctgtgaGGTCTTTCTGCCTCTATACAGGGACAGCTTTTGTCTTCTGCTATGTATATACCATGACCTTCTTTGGGGCAGTTCTGGTATTAAATCACAAAAGGGAGCAAGGGAACCGACACTGGCTGACTTGTATGCGTGTGGATGTAGATAAAGATCAGGCTGAGAACTCCTGCTTGTACAATGCTTGCTGTATTGGCAGCTGTTCTAGGCAGCCATCTCAGCCAGAAGGTGAGCATCCAATGAATGtattctttaaaaagtattatGGCCCTTTTGTTACAAATAAATGGATCAAGGTGCTCATGGTGTTGCTCTATGGAGCATATTTGGGTGGCAGCATTTATGGGTGTACTCAGATCAGGGAAGGCATCGATCTCCGAAATCTGGCAAATGATGCCTCCTACGTTATTCCatactatgatgatgatgacaaaTACTTCACATACGGACCCAGGGTCATGGTTGTCATTACTGAGAGTGTGGATTACTGGAACGAGTCAGTGCGTCTTGGCattgagagctgcacacagaaTTTAGAGAACATTTCCTATGTAGATAAGAACCTCTCAGAGTCATGGCTGAGAGTATACACAGAACTTGACAAAAGGGGTTTGATAAATATAAACAGTAAGACTGACTTCTTAAATAACTTGACTGTACTGTTCAGAGTTCGTCCCAGTTTTGAATGGGACATAAACAAGACTCAAGATGAAATAGAGGCTTCACGTTTCTTCATCCAGACAGTGAATGTGACATCAGCCGTGGATGAGAAGAATCTCCTCAATGAATTAAGAGAAGCAGCCAAGCAGTGCAGCATTCCACTGAAGGTGTATCACCCAGCCTTCATCTACTACGACCAGTACCTGGTCATAGTGCAGAACACTGTTCAGAATGTTGTCGTTGCTGCCGGGGCCATGCTCATTGTCTCCCTTCTGCTCATTCCCAACCCCTTGTGCTGCTTGTGGGTGACCTTTGCTATAGCCTCTGTCATAGTTGGCGTTGCTGGTTTCATGACGTTCTGGAACGTCAACCTCGATTCCATATCCATGATCAACCTGGTCATTTGCATTGGGTTTTCAGTAGATTTTTCTGCTCATATTTCCTATGCCTTTGTTACGAGTGGAGAGTCATCAGCCAATAAAAGGGCAATTGAAGCTCTGTCCCTGCTAGGTTACCCAGTTCTACAAGGTGCAGTTTCTACCATACTGGGCATAGTTGTACTGGCTGCAGCGAACACCTACATCTTTAGGACATTCTTCAAGATCATGTTCCTTGTTATTTTGTTTGGGGCTCTTCATGGTCTTGTTTTTATTCCagtgtttttaacattttttggAAACTTTGGCAGATCACCCAATACCAAATCTAAAAAACTTGAACTTGAGAAATTATAAAGTTTGTTTGTGACTAAGTTTTATGTGttataatttgtatttattatatGTGGATTCAATTGTAATGACTGTCAGGGAATATAAgatatgaagaaaatgaaagacaaaaaaaaaaaaataacagggaagaaaaggctTCAGAAAAGCCaggcaagaaaaaataataaattaaaacttaagagactgcatttgcatttttcatttttgtgttaACATGttaatgttgtatttttttgtgttttcctgaatGCATTAAAGTTATTATAGACACTGACCACTGTGTCAGCGTAATGGACTACATTGCATGTTTGTCAGGACACGTGCACAGTGGGGAAGAGTAACTTCCACTGGACTGCATTTTCCACCTGTTTGCCTTGATGGGGTAACTCATCCCAACACTGAGCTGGAAGACAGTTTTTTGCCCAAGAGGCTCAAATCTGGATGTTTTACAGCAAAATTACAAGAAGTCAGAACTGTCTCAGACTGCAATAACTCATAAACTTTCAGGAGACAAAATGTTCTTTAGGTTCCTAATGCAGCACAAAAAACCTTGGGGAAGACTCACCCCAAGCTGACTCCCAAATTCTATTCAAAGCCTTTCCTTGGTGTCCTGTTTTCTAGCTAAGGTTGAACACCTGGTACCCTTAAGAAGTTTGTGTGTAGCTTCTGTTGCTTGCAGTTTGCAAAGGATGTGCTGTAGGTTATTGAACTTGCATGGACCTCCTGAGTATGACAGGG includes:
- the PTCHD3 gene encoding patched domain-containing protein 3, producing the protein MAGPRDPTGRCSCRNTNCVERPLRRLFEGLASGVAARPWPFVLVPLLLSGGLGAGFVFLPQRQANDIEGQFTPTWGPAKAERDFVRRHFPTNDSERFSALRLPTEGAYAALIAVATNGTSVLDAAAWAEVLRLNATVHDAEYERLCARTPGGCASPNELLSRRGDAGPPAPGSLRFPVNDSVFLGAALGGVETDGGRVLGARALKLVYYLREDGPEAQDSRQWLESFLQNIPSKVAEMRLGSIQVTYFTSLSRQQEFEGNAKSVIPLFSVTYFLTISFAIVSCLRLSCIRNNIWLASCGVLSSGLAVLSSFGLMLFCGVPFVITVANAPFLILGVGVDDMFIMIASWEQSSRKKEKSSIKSLLAETYAEAALSVTITTLTDVLAFFIGSWTAFPSVRSFCLYTGTAFVFCYVYTMTFFGAVLVLNHKREQGNRHWLTCMRVDVDKDQAENSCLYNACCIGSCSRQPSQPEGEHPMNVFFKKYYGPFVTNKWIKVLMVLLYGAYLGGSIYGCTQIREGIDLRNLANDASYVIPYYDDDDKYFTYGPRVMVVITESVDYWNESVRLGIESCTQNLENISYVDKNLSESWLRVYTELDKRGLININSKTDFLNNLTVLFRVRPSFEWDINKTQDEIEASRFFIQTVNVTSAVDEKNLLNELREAAKQCSIPLKVYHPAFIYYDQYLVIVQNTVQNVVVAAGAMLIVSLLLIPNPLCCLWVTFAIASVIVGVAGFMTFWNVNLDSISMINLVICIGFSVDFSAHISYAFVTSGESSANKRAIEALSLLGYPVLQGAVSTILGIVVLAAANTYIFRTFFKIMFLVILFGALHGLVFIPVFLTFFGNFGRSPNTKSKKLELEKL